CACGGGCACCGGCGTGCACTACATCGTTTCGCGTTAACAAACGCTTCTAAGCTCCCTATTTAATGCACCAGCAAACCGAAAGAACCCGCTAAACCGCTAGCTGACCTCACTTTCAGCAAACAAGCAGGTGATTACACCGCGACTTCACCCCTCGTTTACCTAAATACTCCCGGCTAGTTAACTAAGGCCCATAGCGTCATATTCGTGAGCAAAACCAATCAGCCAGATGTCATGGCGATCATCCCCGCCCGGGGTGGATCTAAAGGCATACGGCTCAAGAACCTGCGTGAGATCGGCGGCAAGTCGCTGCTGGGACGCGCTATTGAAGCAGCAAAGGCCGCGAGTACAGTCAGCGACGTCGTGGTCAGCACCGATCATGAACAGATCAAAGCCGAAGCACTACGCTACGGCGCTCGTGTGGTGGACCGACCGGCAGATATCGCCGGGGATACGGCCAGCAGCGAGTCGGTTCTGCAGCATGTCCTGACCAACACCGAGTCAAAGCCGGCGGTGACACTGTTCATCCAGTGCACCAGCCCGATCATTGACCCGGCCGACCTGGATGCAGCCATCACCACGGTCACCTCCGGGGTAGCAGAAGTCAGCTTCGCAGCGGTTGCCGACCACGGCTTCCACTGGGCAATCGACGAGAACGGCGAGGCCATCGCGGTGGGACACGAGAAGTCGCACCGTCCGCGCCGGCAGGACCGTGAACCGCGTTTCCGTGAAACCGGGGCGTTCTATGCAATGAACACCGAAGGCTTCCTTGAAGCTGGTCACCGTTTCTTCGGACGCGTTCAGGTCCACGAAGTGCCCGGTGAGCACGGCATCGACATTGATACCGAAGCGGATCTGATGTTGGCGGAGCTAACCATCAACGATGAACCGGCAGCGATCAACGTGGATGCGATCATCACCGACTTTGATGGCGTGCACACCCCAGACACCGCCTATGTGGACGAACACGGCACCGAAACCGTGCGTGTGTCCCGTTCAGATGGCATGGGAGTGGCTCGACTTCGGGCCGCCGGAGTGAAGTTCCTGATCCTCTCCAAGGAAGCTAACCCGGTGGTTGCCGCTCGGGCCGCAAAACTCAAGGTTGAAGTAGCCCACGGCATCGATAATAAGGCCGAATATTTGGCCCAGTGGTTGGCCGATGAGTCGATCAACCCGGCGCGTGTGGCCTACGTCGGCAACGACGTGAATGACCTCGGCGCCATGGGCCTTGTTGGCTGGCCCATTTCCGTGGCCGACGCTAACGAACAAGTACACCGTGCTGCACGCCACCGCCTGTCCCGCAAGGGCGGATACGGGGCGGTGCGAGAACTGGCCGAACTGGTCCTCGCAGCACGCTAACCCACATTTTTCACAAGTTTCACCCAATGAAAGGCAAATCAATGACCTCCGTGAACACCGAAATCAAGCCAGTTGCTATCGGCGAATCCCTGCTTGGCGCTGGCCAGCAGGTCTACGTCATCGGCGAAATCGGCATCAACCACAATGGTGATATCGAAATCGCCAAGCAGCTGATCGACGTTTCGGCTGAGGCCGGCGCTAACGCGGTGAAGTTCCAGAAGCGCACCCCAGAAATCTCCACCCCAACCGACATGCGCGACAAGATCCGCTCCACCCCATGGGGCGACATGACCTACCTGGACTACCGCTACCGCGTTGAGTTCGATCAGGCTCAGTACAAGGAGCTCATCTCCTACGCAGCATCCAAGGGCCTGCACGCCTTCGCTTCCCCATGGGATGTTCCTTCGGTGGAATTCATGGAAGAGCAGGGTGCAGTAACCCACAAGGTTGCTTCCGCATCGGTGACTGACATTGAGCTGCTCAAGGCACTGGCAGAAACCGGCAAGCCAATCATCCTGTCCACCGGCATGTCCACCATCGAGCAGATCGACAAGGCTGTTGAGACCCTGGGCACCAGCAAGCTGGTCATGATGCACGCAACTTCCACCTACCCATTGCCTCCAGAAGAAGCTAACCTGCGCATGATCGAAACCCTGCGCGACCGCTACCAGGTTCCAGTAGGTTACTCGGGCCACGAGCGTGGCCTGCAGATCTCGCTGGCTGCTGTGGCACTGGGCGCTGTGACCGTAGAGCGTCACATCACCCTAGACCGCACCATGTGGGGTTCGGATCAGGCTTCCTCGCTGGAGCCAAAGGGCTTCGAGTCGCTGATCCGCGACATCCGCATCCTCGAGCAGGCCATGGGTGACGGCGTCAAGAAGGTCTTCCCAGGCGAATTGGCTCCACTGAGCCGCCTGCGTCGCGTCGACGCCTAGTCACCACACAGCGTGTTATCTCGGCGGCCGAACCTGTTCTAGGTCCGGCCGCCGAGTTCCATGAGTCATCTCGAAGCAGTATCGCACCAAGTAAAGGAAGCCAGTCCCGCCATGACGAGCCTGATCCCTGGCCGCATATCCGTGGTCATCCCGGCCTACAACCAGGAAGCGTACATCTGTGATGCGCTGGCTTCCCTCGAGAGGCAAAAGCTGGGCAACTGGGAGATGGAAGTGCTCGTGGTGGATGATGCATCCACCGATGCCACCGCCTCATTGATCGAGTCCTACCTCGATCGGGTCCCTGGGCTGAAACTGATCAAGCTCGAGCAGAATGTGGGTGTCTCAGCCGCTAGGAACATTGCTCTAAAGCAGGTCACCGGCGAGTTCTACACCTTCTTGGACCCTGACGACTGGTACGGGCCACAACACCTGGCCACCCTAGCCGATACCTTGAGCAAACTGCACGTGGACTTTGTGCGTTGCGACCATGTGCGGGTCACCGGCACCAATCGGGTGATCTACCGTGCTCCACAGGCTTTGCGTGGCATTGTGCTGAACCCCGCCGATGACATTGAACCTATTGATTCACCGTCCATGGTGGATTACCCCTACTCGTGGGCCGGCATGTACCGCACCGAGCTAATGAAATCCATTGACTGCTTCTACTTTGATGAGCAACTGCTCTCGGCTGAAGACCGCCCATGGATCTGGAAGCTGCACTTAGATACTTCGCGGTACGCGGTCATTTCATCCCCAAGTATTTTTTACCGTCGCGGCCTGCCCAATTCGCTCAGCCAGGTCTTTGACGAACGCCAGCTCGGATTCCTCGAGGCCTACACCCAGGTTTTGGCCACCGTGCGTGAACACCCGAACTCCGCGCGCCACCTGCCCAAGGCCCTACGCCAATTCTTTGCCATCGTGTGCCACCATGAAAAGCGTTCAAAGAACTACCCGCCACAAGTGCGCCTGACCATCAAGAAACAGTTGCGTGAGATTTTCAGTGATATCGATGTTGCCGTGGCACATCAGGTAGTTTTGGAGATGGATGTTGCCCGTCGACGCCACATCCTTTCCTACCTCCAGCCAGGGCAGATCGGGGTCGCCAAGTGATCGCACTGATTGAAGCCAGCAGCTACTTTCAGCTAGCTTCTCTGGCCGCGATGGCCGATGCAGGACTGCTCCCCGAAGCAGATGAACACATCCTGGTGTTGGCCAATGGGTCTCAGGTTCCCGAGCTGACCACGCCACTGAACGAAGCCCCAGGTTTTGAACAGTTGGCCGCCCGTTTTGACCGTGTGGTGGACTTTGCTGCTTTAACCGCGCCACGTCGTCCCGCGCAGTTCAACCCGCGCGAAGATGAACTGCACATTTTTGAGTCCTTGCTGCGTCAAGCATGGAATCTGGGTAGCGGTCCGCTCACCCTGGTCCTGGAATCTATTCAGGTTAACCCGGCTCGTGCGTTGGCACGCATCTTTTTTGATGCCCAACTGTGGGTGCACTCCGATGGGCTGATGTCCTATGGTCCAACCCGTAACAAGCTTCCACTGTCGATCAGTCAGCGGTTGATGGGTACCGTCCACGTTGATCTAGTCCCGGGCTTGGAACCACACCTGCTGGCCGAATTCGAACCGGTCCGTAAGGTGATGTACGCCGACCAGCTGGCCAAGATCTTCAATGAGCTTGCCCAAGACGCTCATTTTGAGCAGCCGGGTTCAAATGCGCTGATCCTCGGACAGTACTTGGGATCCTTGGGTCTGATGGATGCGGATGAAGAGTTTGAGCTGCATGTACAAATGCTGCAGGAAGCCCTGAACCGCAATATTGATACGGTGCTGTTCAAGGCTCATCCTTCGGCCAGTGCCACCTCGGCGGCACGTCTGGCCGGTGTAGCGCAGGAGATGGGACTACGTTTCCAATTGCTGGCTACCGATCACCTTGCAGAAACCGTGATCGCTTCGGCCCGCCCAGAAGTCGTGATCTCGTGCTTCTCTACCGGTCTGGCCACCGCCAAATACATTCTAAATACCGATGTCCACGCGGTGGGCACCGGAATGATGTTGCAGGCACTGGCACCTTACGAGAATTCCAACCGTATTCCGCTGTCCATCATTCACGCGTTGTTTGTTCAAGATGTGCCAGCACCCGCGCACAGTGATGGTGAGGATCAGCTCTCGCAACTCTTGCTCACCGTGGCTTACTGTATGCAGGCGGCGCAGTTGCCTCAGTTGCGTGAACCGGCCATCGAGTTCCTCAACACTCACTACGCTGAATTCTCCGCGCACTTCAAGCGCCGGCGCATTACCAAACTGGACCTACCGCCACGCTGGGTGCACCTTGCTTCGCGCAGCAGTTTGCCTTCAAAGGTGCGTGGAGCCTCACGCCGGGTATTGCGAAAAGGCTCCAAGCAACTGGAGAGCTTGTCCAAATCCTTGAGCCGACTGGCAAAATGACCCTCACCATGATGAAACTGACCCAGCACGACACTCATGAGGTTCCGCGTCCACGATTCGGGACGGCTCATGTGTGGGTCGAATCCCCACTGCAATTGCTCTCCGCTGTGGAAACCCACGCTGCGGGCCTTCTTGGCACGGATATCCGGATCATCCCTCGCTTGGGGATGCCTTTGGAAGCGACAACTCAGGCATTGCTGAAGCATGCTCCGGCAGGGGTACGCTTCGAGAAGGCAGCTCGTAAACCACCACAGCCTAAGAGCTCCTCGGATAGGTATGTCACCGGGGATGCGTTTTCAGGCAAGGTTCAGCGCAGTTTGCTCGCTGGCGTGAAGGCCAAGGAAATCATCATCATCGATGACGGGCTCGCTACCTTGGCACTGATCAAGCAGCTGATCAGCGAGACCCCAACACCCTTGGTTCGTGCGCGTGCCAAAAATTCGGCCGCGCGCATCGCTATGGGGCTAGCTACCTGGCATCGACTGCGTCAGTTGGCTCGAGAGGGCCGGTTGCTAATTGTTTCTGCACTCTTTATTGATGCTCAAACACGTGCAAGGATGACTGAGCTTGGGATTAAGTTCGCTCAACATAAGTTTGAGTGGCTCTCGACTCAGCCGGTGGCTGAGAGCTTTACCGAACCGACCCTGCTCATCGGTTCAGCCATGGTTGCTGACCAGTTGATTCACGAAGAACCTTATCTGCAGTGGATCGAGGAGATTTCTGCCGATGGTCCGGTGGCCTATTTCCCGCACCGTCGTGAAACTCCTGAGCTGCTCGAAAAGATCTCGAAGATTGACCAGGTTGTGCTCAAGGAACACACGGTCCCCATTGAAATGCGGTTGCGTGTGCTGCGTCCTGGTCAGGAAATCCGCGCATTGCCCTCTACGGTTATCCCATCTCTACGCCTGCTATTGGGGCCAGATTCTAGGTATCTCTATCCTCAGGCGGTCCCCGACCACTGGTGGACTGAGAGCACCGATCTCGAGTTGCGTGAACACCTGTCTAGTTCGTTGAAGGTGTGAAGCCACGAATGAAACCCTCAGTACTTGCCATCGCCGATTCAGATTCGTATCTGAAGCTGGCGACCAGTTTTTTGCATCGACTCGGTCCAGAATGGGACCGGAGGGTGTTTTTGGCGCGCACTCCGGTGATGCCCACCGAGGCCCAAATTGCTGCAGCCTTTGAAGGTACCGATCTGGATCCACAAATGTTGGAGGTCGTAAACCTTTCCCAACTAGATGCAGACTCGGTCCATGAGGATATTCTCTTCGCTTCGGCCACCGGTCCAGTAGTCGCGGAGATATATTCACGGATCCTGCGTTCCGAGCCCGTTGACGCCCGGCGCACCGCCCTAATTTCTGCACTGCCAGGTGTTGCTTACCCAGCCACGCAGAAGGGTTGGAACTATCGTCGTGCCGGCGACGCGTTCATCTGCCATTCGCATGCCGAAGCCCGCGATTTTTCGTTTATGACCGAGTCTCACTCTGGGCATCAACCGACGATTATGGTCAGCAAGTTGCCGTTTTTGCATTGTGCCGGCTTCCCACCAGAACCAGATCAGAAGATCACCCGTTTGGTTTTCGCGCCCCAAGCCAAGGTGCCTGAGACCCTCGCAGAGCGCGAATCAATCCTGCTCGCGCTCGAGCAGGCCAGCAAGATGAATCCTGGTGTGGAAGTTGTGATCAAGCTTCGCGCTAAGGCTGGCGAACCTCAGACACACCTCGAGGCCTATCCTTATGACAGCCTCTTCGCAGATCTGCAGGCGCGTCAAAAGATCAGTTGCGAATCACGGATTCGTTTTGATACCGGATCCATGAGTGAAGCCCTGGTCGCTGGCAGCGCGCTGGTGACGGTTTCCTCAACGGCTGCGTTGGAATCCATC
The nucleotide sequence above comes from Glutamicibacter sp. B1. Encoded proteins:
- a CDS encoding acylneuraminate cytidylyltransferase, encoding MSKTNQPDVMAIIPARGGSKGIRLKNLREIGGKSLLGRAIEAAKAASTVSDVVVSTDHEQIKAEALRYGARVVDRPADIAGDTASSESVLQHVLTNTESKPAVTLFIQCTSPIIDPADLDAAITTVTSGVAEVSFAAVADHGFHWAIDENGEAIAVGHEKSHRPRRQDREPRFRETGAFYAMNTEGFLEAGHRFFGRVQVHEVPGEHGIDIDTEADLMLAELTINDEPAAINVDAIITDFDGVHTPDTAYVDEHGTETVRVSRSDGMGVARLRAAGVKFLILSKEANPVVAARAAKLKVEVAHGIDNKAEYLAQWLADESINPARVAYVGNDVNDLGAMGLVGWPISVADANEQVHRAARHRLSRKGGYGAVRELAELVLAAR
- a CDS encoding N-acetylneuraminate synthase family protein; this translates as MTSVNTEIKPVAIGESLLGAGQQVYVIGEIGINHNGDIEIAKQLIDVSAEAGANAVKFQKRTPEISTPTDMRDKIRSTPWGDMTYLDYRYRVEFDQAQYKELISYAASKGLHAFASPWDVPSVEFMEEQGAVTHKVASASVTDIELLKALAETGKPIILSTGMSTIEQIDKAVETLGTSKLVMMHATSTYPLPPEEANLRMIETLRDRYQVPVGYSGHERGLQISLAAVALGAVTVERHITLDRTMWGSDQASSLEPKGFESLIRDIRILEQAMGDGVKKVFPGELAPLSRLRRVDA
- a CDS encoding glycosyltransferase family 2 protein, which gives rise to MTSLIPGRISVVIPAYNQEAYICDALASLERQKLGNWEMEVLVVDDASTDATASLIESYLDRVPGLKLIKLEQNVGVSAARNIALKQVTGEFYTFLDPDDWYGPQHLATLADTLSKLHVDFVRCDHVRVTGTNRVIYRAPQALRGIVLNPADDIEPIDSPSMVDYPYSWAGMYRTELMKSIDCFYFDEQLLSAEDRPWIWKLHLDTSRYAVISSPSIFYRRGLPNSLSQVFDERQLGFLEAYTQVLATVREHPNSARHLPKALRQFFAIVCHHEKRSKNYPPQVRLTIKKQLREIFSDIDVAVAHQVVLEMDVARRRHILSYLQPGQIGVAK
- a CDS encoding polysialyltransferase family glycosyltransferase; protein product: MIALIEASSYFQLASLAAMADAGLLPEADEHILVLANGSQVPELTTPLNEAPGFEQLAARFDRVVDFAALTAPRRPAQFNPREDELHIFESLLRQAWNLGSGPLTLVLESIQVNPARALARIFFDAQLWVHSDGLMSYGPTRNKLPLSISQRLMGTVHVDLVPGLEPHLLAEFEPVRKVMYADQLAKIFNELAQDAHFEQPGSNALILGQYLGSLGLMDADEEFELHVQMLQEALNRNIDTVLFKAHPSASATSAARLAGVAQEMGLRFQLLATDHLAETVIASARPEVVISCFSTGLATAKYILNTDVHAVGTGMMLQALAPYENSNRIPLSIIHALFVQDVPAPAHSDGEDQLSQLLLTVAYCMQAAQLPQLREPAIEFLNTHYAEFSAHFKRRRITKLDLPPRWVHLASRSSLPSKVRGASRRVLRKGSKQLESLSKSLSRLAK
- a CDS encoding DUF6716 putative glycosyltransferase; amino-acid sequence: MKPSVLAIADSDSYLKLATSFLHRLGPEWDRRVFLARTPVMPTEAQIAAAFEGTDLDPQMLEVVNLSQLDADSVHEDILFASATGPVVAEIYSRILRSEPVDARRTALISALPGVAYPATQKGWNYRRAGDAFICHSHAEARDFSFMTESHSGHQPTIMVSKLPFLHCAGFPPEPDQKITRLVFAPQAKVPETLAERESILLALEQASKMNPGVEVVIKLRAKAGEPQTHLEAYPYDSLFADLQARQKISCESRIRFDTGSMSEALVAGSALVTVSSTAALESIDRGLPTMVLSDFGVNRQMINTVFVASGIIGNLEDVVSLNFGVPSKAWLRENYFHRMDRSFSQSLEILAQRANAGKLRTDPEILTFIRRQPLRHRLRTALPTPLVKALLRMRHGYRQSRGQGTKVRHD